The Corythoichthys intestinalis isolate RoL2023-P3 chromosome 19, ASM3026506v1, whole genome shotgun sequence nucleotide sequence CACTGCAAAATAATTTCAGTATTTTCTTGGACTGGCTTTCAATTGTATTTTGctaaaattacaattttatatctAACTGACGAGACATTAAAAACTGAGGAGGCTGCTGACAGAACAGATTGACAACTGTAAAaagagtaaaaaaaattaaaaaaaaagaattcaattaatttatgttGGATGGATTTACTGAACTTTATCAATGTACAACATTCTATAAATAATGCAATTTGTCATTCCTATTAAGCCTTCAACTGTTTAGCATCCTCAACCTTTGGTGGGATAATCTGAATTTGAAATGGGATGAAAAATTCAAGAAAAGAGATTGTTTCTGTCAAATTTAAAGAGTATTCTTCAGAAATCTTCTGCGATGTCCATATTTGAGGCTGACTCTGATGTCTGCTGAGGGCTTTGAGGGCCTCCGTGATGGTCAGTTTGCCGCAAGGAATGTTTTCCAGATTTGAAAAGCCATGCAAGTTGCCCGGAAGAAAGAACTTCATTGGACGAGTCTTCGCTTCTTCATCAACTAACGCCTCCTTCAGTAGCTGTCAAGAGATAAAATATGACCAAAAAGTGAACATAAATTGATAACTAAATTCCACAGACATCTGGCCTATAAGAGTGCAACA carries:
- the ndufaf4 gene encoding NADH dehydrogenase [ubiquinone] 1 alpha subcomplex assembly factor 4 — protein: MGARVVRMIRNFNLENRIEREMAKEKPRSAPRHKLTPASSTGHNNVSLPEEDILGAVHQKNNPLLKNLKSVYVDSKDTEAGTVKLLKEALVDEEAKTRPMKFFLPGNLHGFSNLENIPCGKLTITEALKALSRHQSQPQIWTSQKISEEYSLNLTETISFLEFFIPFQIQIIPPKVEDAKQLKA